The Deltaproteobacteria bacterium GWC2_65_14 nucleotide sequence CTCATGGAAACGATCCTGAAAAAAGTCGGGGTCCCGGAGCGATAGAGGAGGAGGTGCCGCATGTTCATGACCGTGCGCAGCCGCAAATCGATGGGGGATGTCCGCCAGCGGTTCGAGGAGGCGGCCGCCGAGCGGAAGTTCGGCGTGCAGGGGATCCATAACGTGAAGGCGACGCTGAACTCCAAGGGGCTCGCGTTCGACCGCCGGCTCTACATCTACGAGGTGTGCAATCCCGACGCGGCGAAAAAGGTGCTGGACACCAACATCCGGATCTCCGCCGCCCTTCCCTGCCGGGTGTCGATCTACGAGGAGGGGAGGGAGATCGTCCTGGAGACCCTCCGTCCCACGGTGCTCCTCAAGATGTTCCGCGAGCCTTCCCTCGATGTGATCGCGAAAGAGGTGGAGACGGTCATCGGGGAGATCATGAACGAGGCGGCGAAGTAGCCGGTTCCTCGTCGCCGATCGGGTGGCATCGAGCGCCCCCGGGAGAGATCCCGGGGGCGTTGCTGTTGACGGTCGGACACGGAATGGCACACGATGGTACGAAGTTCCAGAGGGGAGATTTTCGATGCCGTCATTGCTCGAACAGGCCACGGTCGGAAGGATCCCGGTGCGGAACCGGATCGTCCGCTCGGCCACATGGGAAGGGATGTGCGACGAGACCGGCGCTCCGACGGAGCGGCTGGTCTCCCTGTACGAAACGCTCGCGGAGGGAGGGGTCGGCCTGATTCTCACCGGGTACGCCTTCGTCCTCCCCGAGGGGAAGCAGAACCCCGGAAAGATGGGGATGCACGACGACTCGCTCCTGCCGTCCCTGAAGGCGCTGACCGCCCGGGTGCACGCCAGGGGTGGAAGGATCGCCGCCCAGCTGGTTCACGCCGGCGGGCAGGCGTCCCGCCGCTGGTCCGGACATCCCCCGGTGGCTCCTTCCGCGGTGGCGCTTCCGCACTACCAGGAGGAGCCGCAGGCGCTGTCGAAGGAGGGGATCGCACGGGTCGTGACGGGGTTCGCCCGCGCGGCGGCCCGCGCGAAGGAGGCGGGGTTCGACGGGGTCCAGCTCCACGGGGCCCACGGATATCTCGTCGGGCAGTTCCTGTCGCCGCTCACGAACCGGAGGGGGGACGAATACGGAGGAACGCTCGCGAACCGGACCCGGTTCGCCGTCGAGGTCACCCGGGACGTGAGGGAGGCAACCGGGAAAGAATACCCGGTCTGGATCAAG carries:
- a CDS encoding NADH-dependent flavin oxidoreductase, whose amino-acid sequence is MPSLLEQATVGRIPVRNRIVRSATWEGMCDETGAPTERLVSLYETLAEGGVGLILTGYAFVLPEGKQNPGKMGMHDDSLLPSLKALTARVHARGGRIAAQLVHAGGQASRRWSGHPPVAPSAVALPHYQEEPQALSKEGIARVVTGFARAAARAKEAGFDGVQLHGAHGYLVGQFLSPLTNRRGDEYGGTLANRTRFAVEVTRDVREATGKEYPVWIKQNGDDFLDGGITLREAVEAAGILADAGIDAIEVSGGTPGSGERSAARTQIDTVGKEAYHREFARAIRKRAGVPVGLVGGLRSPKLLEEILRSGDADFLSMSRPFIREPGLVGRWGSGDTGRATCISCNGCFLPGLTEGGIYCVVEKKARETPHG